One genomic segment of Musa acuminata AAA Group cultivar baxijiao chromosome BXJ3-3, Cavendish_Baxijiao_AAA, whole genome shotgun sequence includes these proteins:
- the LOC135632640 gene encoding transcription factor MYB1-like yields MGRRPCCSKEGLNRGAWSAREDNILVDYIRTHGEGKWRDLPKRAGLKRCGKSCRLRWLNYLRPDIKRGNITHDEEDLIIKLHALLGNRWSLIAGRLPGRTDNEIKNYWNTNLSKKTTPPLCTKGSSKGKEEKKVGSSEELKAAGEQLPAHVIQTKAVRCTKVYLPSPRDDPLTTGPSSELTHGESLSSSVPRDADPASFLDDFDMDEFMSSFQEDGLLQLCVDEAREDASYAREDADDDSLWFCDPMQMDLSDGNSCTESQVAAEVERLTYLIDCEEEAQDK; encoded by the exons atGGGGAGAAGGCCTTGTTGTTCTAAGGAGGGACTCAACAGAGGAGCATGGTCTGCTCGTGAGGACAATATCCTTGTCGACTACATCAGAACTCATGGCGAAGGTAAATGGAGAGACCTTCCCAAGAGAGCAG GGTTGAAGAGGTGTGGTAAGAGCTGCCGGCTGCGGTGGTTGAATTACCTGAGGCCGGACATCAAGAGAGGCAACATCACACATGATGAAGAGGATCTCATCATCAAACTCCATGCACTTCTCGGGAACAG ATGGTCCCTAATAGCAGGCAGATTGCCGGGGCGAACAGACAATgaaatcaagaactactggaacacaaACCTAAGCAAGAAGACGACGCCTCCGCTTTGCACCAAAGGGTCATCGAAaggaaaggaggagaagaaagtgGGGTCGTCGGAGGAGTTGAAGGCAGCAGGTGAGCAACTTCCCGCCCATGTGATTCAGACCAAGGCCGTAAGGTGCACCAAAGTCTACCTCCCATCGCCACGAGATGATCCACTGACCACGGGCCCCAGTTCCGAGCTTACTCACGGCGAGAGCCTTTCGTCGTCGGTGCCTCGAGACGCCGATCCCGCAAGCTTCCTTGACGACTTCGACATGGATGAGTTCATGTCGAGCTTCCAGGAGGACGGCCTCCTGCAACTCTGCGTTGACGAAGCCCGCGAAGACGCCAGCTACGCACGTGAAGATGCCGACGATGACTCGCTATGGTTTTGTGACCCCATGCAGATGGATCTGAGCGATGGTAACAGTTGCACAGAATCACAGGTAGCCGCTGAGGTTGAGAGATTGACGTATCTGATAGATTGTGAAGAAGAAGCGCAAGACAAATAG